AGGTCACTGGATCATGCTGAGATCCCAGTATAATCTAATCATATATCACTGGATCCCACAGAGATCCCAGTATAATCTAATTATAATAAAGAGTCCTTATTTCAGGGCGATTGCTTGACAGGTTTTTTTTATGCTGACTCCTGAAATATCCATCCGGTAATGAGTGCAATCTTTGCCATCTTCCTGCAGGTACAAACCTCCTTCCACGGAGAACAACCCCACCCTGGAGGACCCCACCCCTGATTACATGAACCTTCTCGGCATGATCTTCAGTATGTGTGGCCTCATGCTGAAGGTGAGGGTCAGGGGTCTCAGCGGACGCTGTCAGCGGTGAGGGAGGAGGTCAGAGGTAGAGAGCGGAGAGGGTCGGCCGGGGCTGGAGAGGAGGGCGACGCTCTAGCtgacaggctctctctctctctctctttgtgttcATAGCTGAAGTGGTGCGCCTGGATTGCCATCTACTGTTCCTTCATCAGTTTCGCCAACTCCCGGAGCTCTGAAGACACCAAACAAATGATGAGTAGTTTCATGTAAGATAAACTCAACTTTCTTGTCAGGATGAGGGCAGGTACTGGTTTATCAGTTTGAACCAGAAACCTTAAATGTAATTATGGGAAATACTAAGAAGGGTTTGGATTTCTCTGGGGGGGAGGCCGAGATTAACACTGGTGAGAGCACAGACTAGCCCTCCACTCCACCCCCCATCCTCTGTGACTACTTCCCTGGCCCTGGCTGACTCTCAGGTTCTTAATCTCTCAGGATGCTGAAAAGGCTCCCAGCCAGGCTAGGCAGGAGGAGCCAATAAGTAAACAAGAAAGACTTTGAAGGCCTCGGATCTTTAGAGGACTAGCCCAAGGGGGCAGTGTTGTTCCATGCCCAGGTTGGCCTTTTTAAGGCACAGGGGGATCCTGCACCGGCAGTGATTCCAGCACCTTTCAGGGGCTGACTCAGGTGAGGAAGGGGGCCTGAGCCACACCGGCCTCCCCCGAGGGTCTTCGGGTTGTGGATGCACTGGGAGGGGCCTGACTCTCAGAGAGAGGTTTTGAAGATGAAACGTTCCCAGCTCTGGGGGAGGGGTCTGCAGGTGGCAGGGATTATGAACCTGCGTGAGCAGCTCTTGCTGTTGGTGTCCCGGGGGCTCCTTCCCCTCACCTCAGCGGGCCTGCTGGTCAGGCGTGAGGGGGTCATGGTCTCATGGTGTCCTTTGTCTCCTTCCCAGGCTGTCCATCTCGGCGGTGGTGATGTCCTATCTGCAGAACCCGCAGCCCATGTCGCCTCCTTGGTGACACGATGTCAGCTCTGGCTCCGTGAGACCTCGTCCAGGCTCCCTTCCCGCCCAGACTTGGACCCATGTCCGATCAGCTGCCGTTAATGGGGATATTTGATTTCAGCCGAATGCCAGCACAGAAGCGGgacagctctccccccccccccccccccccccccccctcggctcCTGGGATTTGGTGCTGTttggggggtttgtttgtttttttggaagaTTTCTGATGACTGTCCAATGCTCCAGCACTGACGACCGCTCTCGATTCAAGGTTTCTGTGGACAGCTCTTGAACGTATGGGAATGGGCCCTGCTCTGTGCCCTCCGCTGACAGCTAAAGCCGCCGCACCCCGTTTCCCAGCCAGTACACGACATTCTGGCCTGTACTGGTAGTGTCAGAGACTGGGTCCAGAAGGCCACGCTTGTCAGGAAAGGCGAAAGAAACCGCAGCTCCTGTACGGGTGGGAAATAAAATGTTTCTGTAGAGGAATTTGGAGGTGGTGCCCGTGTCTTTTTATACAATGCACGCACACACTGAGGTGAGAAAACGCGTCTGCGTTCCTCTAACAAGCGTTTATATTAGGAAGCGGCCGTGTCAGCCTAGCCAAAGGTGAAAACAAGGTGCTGGCAGGGAGCGCTGATGTATTAATTAGGGATTCAGACC
The DNA window shown above is from Rhinatrema bivittatum chromosome 19, aRhiBiv1.1, whole genome shotgun sequence and carries:
- the WDR83OS gene encoding protein Asterix, encoding MSVNNVSDPRRPGKILRYKPPSTENNPTLEDPTPDYMNLLGMIFSMCGLMLKLKWCAWIAIYCSFISFANSRSSEDTKQMMSSFMLSISAVVMSYLQNPQPMSPPW